A genomic stretch from Streptomyces venezuelae ATCC 10712 includes:
- the hutU gene encoding urocanate hydratase: MSGPRPVRAPRGTELSALGWQQEAALRMLQNNLDPEVAEHPDKLVVYGGTGKAARDWRSFDAMVRTLRTLKQDETMLVQSGRPVGVMQTHEWAPRVLIANSNLVGDWANWEEFRRLEALGLTMYGQMTAGSWIYIGTQGILQGTYETFAAVAAKKFHGTLAGTITLTAGLGGMGGAQPLAVTMNDGVALCIDVDPRAIERRIEHRYLDVKADNLAHALQLAVEARDARRPLSIGLLGNAAELLPQMLAEGAPIDIVTDQTSAHDPLSYLPVGIAFEDMADAAAKDPAGFTTRARESMARHVEAMVGFMDAGAEVFDYGNSIRGEAQLAGYDRAFAFPGFVPAYIRPLFCEGKGPFRWAALSGEASDIHKTDKAILDLFPENESLHRWIKMAGERVHFQGLPARICWLGQGERDKAGDMFNDMVGNGTLAAPLAIGRDHLDCGSVASPYRETEAMLDGSDAIADWPLLNAMVNVASGASWVSLHHGGGVGMGRSIHAGQVSVADGTKLAGEKIRRVLTNDPGMGVIRHVDAGYDIAERVADEKGVRVPMREGDPADEGDSA, from the coding sequence ATGTCAGGACCCCGCCCCGTACGGGCCCCGCGCGGTACGGAACTGAGCGCCCTGGGATGGCAGCAGGAGGCCGCCCTCCGGATGCTCCAGAACAACCTCGACCCCGAGGTCGCCGAGCACCCCGACAAGCTCGTCGTCTACGGCGGCACCGGCAAGGCCGCCCGCGACTGGCGCTCCTTCGACGCCATGGTCCGCACCCTCCGGACGCTGAAGCAGGACGAGACGATGCTCGTCCAGTCCGGCCGCCCCGTCGGCGTCATGCAGACCCACGAGTGGGCCCCCCGCGTCCTCATCGCCAACTCCAACCTCGTCGGCGACTGGGCCAACTGGGAGGAGTTCCGCCGCCTGGAGGCCCTCGGCCTCACCATGTACGGCCAGATGACCGCCGGATCCTGGATCTACATCGGCACCCAGGGCATCCTCCAGGGCACCTACGAGACCTTCGCCGCCGTCGCCGCCAAGAAGTTCCACGGCACCCTGGCCGGCACCATCACCCTCACCGCCGGCCTCGGCGGCATGGGCGGCGCCCAGCCCCTCGCCGTCACCATGAACGACGGCGTCGCCCTCTGCATCGACGTCGACCCGCGCGCCATCGAGCGCCGCATCGAGCACCGCTACCTGGACGTCAAGGCAGACAACCTCGCCCACGCCCTCCAGCTCGCCGTCGAGGCCCGCGACGCCCGCCGGCCGCTCTCCATCGGCCTCCTCGGCAACGCCGCCGAACTGCTCCCGCAGATGCTCGCCGAGGGCGCCCCCATCGACATCGTCACCGACCAGACCTCCGCGCACGACCCGCTCTCCTACCTCCCCGTCGGCATCGCCTTCGAGGACATGGCCGACGCGGCCGCGAAGGACCCGGCCGGATTCACCACCCGCGCCCGCGAGTCGATGGCCCGGCACGTCGAGGCCATGGTCGGCTTCATGGACGCCGGCGCCGAGGTCTTCGACTACGGCAACTCGATCCGCGGCGAGGCCCAGCTCGCCGGCTACGACCGGGCGTTCGCCTTCCCCGGCTTCGTCCCCGCCTACATCCGCCCGCTGTTCTGCGAGGGCAAGGGCCCGTTCCGCTGGGCCGCGCTCTCCGGCGAGGCGAGCGACATCCACAAGACGGACAAGGCGATCCTCGACCTCTTCCCCGAGAACGAGTCCCTGCACCGCTGGATCAAGATGGCCGGCGAGCGCGTCCACTTCCAGGGCCTGCCCGCCCGCATCTGCTGGCTCGGCCAGGGCGAGCGCGACAAGGCCGGCGACATGTTCAACGACATGGTCGGCAACGGCACCCTCGCCGCGCCCCTCGCCATCGGCCGCGACCACCTCGACTGCGGCTCGGTCGCCTCCCCGTACCGCGAGACCGAGGCCATGCTCGACGGCTCCGACGCCATCGCCGACTGGCCGCTCCTGAACGCCATGGTGAACGTCGCCTCCGGCGCCTCCTGGGTCTCCCTGCACCACGGCGGCGGCGTCGGCATGGGCCGCTCCATCCACGCCGGCCAGGTCTCGGTCGCCGACGGCACCAAGCTCGCGGGCGAGAAGATCCGCCGCGTCCTCACCAACGACCCCGGCATGGGCGTCATCCGCCACGTCGACGCGGGCTACGACATCGCCGAGCGCGTCGCCGACGAGAAGGGCGTCCGCGTCCCGATGCGCGAGGGCGACCCGGCCGACGAGGGTGACTCCGCGTGA
- a CDS encoding diaminopimelate decarboxylase produces MEHMASSRRDLAVRASVDQGLLSPAEPVVALLDTAGIRASAAALTSAFAAVTEAHVLHAFAVKAAPLVPVLRLLHAAGLGVEVASPGELALARAAGVPPTHTVLDSPAKTPAELRQALALGIAVNADNLQELARLDALVASAPTASPLGLRVNPQVGAGSIGALSTATATSKFGVALRDEGARKTVVQAYLERPWLTRLHTHTGSQGVPLALMAAGVGEVYALAEEINRAAGRQQIDTLDIGGGLPVNFASDEETPTYAEYARLLADTVPGLFDGRYRLVTEFGRSLLAKHGTVLARVEYTKTSGGRPIAVTHAGVQLATRTVYAPESWPLRVLAYDSEGRPRTGDVTVQDVAGPACFAGDLLATGRALPLLHPGDVVAVPDTGAYYFSHHYAYNSLLRPPVHGFTVDEDGAVVFAAVRKPQTLAEIVADSGGGLADALVR; encoded by the coding sequence ATGGAGCACATGGCCTCCTCCCGTCGCGATCTCGCCGTCCGAGCCTCCGTCGATCAAGGACTCCTCTCCCCCGCCGAACCGGTCGTCGCACTGCTCGACACGGCCGGCATCCGCGCCTCCGCCGCCGCGCTGACCAGCGCTTTCGCCGCCGTCACCGAGGCGCACGTGCTGCACGCCTTCGCCGTCAAGGCCGCCCCGCTCGTCCCCGTGCTCCGCCTCCTGCACGCGGCCGGGCTCGGCGTCGAGGTCGCGAGCCCCGGCGAACTCGCCCTCGCGCGCGCCGCCGGTGTCCCGCCCACCCACACCGTGCTCGACTCCCCCGCCAAGACCCCCGCCGAGCTGCGCCAGGCCCTCGCCCTCGGCATCGCCGTCAACGCCGACAACCTCCAGGAACTGGCCAGGCTCGACGCGCTCGTCGCCTCCGCGCCCACCGCCTCACCCCTTGGACTCCGGGTGAACCCGCAGGTCGGAGCCGGTTCCATCGGCGCGCTCTCCACCGCGACGGCCACCTCCAAGTTCGGCGTGGCACTCCGCGACGAGGGGGCCCGCAAGACCGTCGTCCAGGCCTACCTGGAGCGCCCCTGGCTCACCCGGCTGCACACCCACACCGGCTCCCAGGGCGTCCCGCTCGCCCTGATGGCCGCCGGGGTCGGGGAGGTGTACGCGCTCGCCGAGGAGATCAACCGGGCGGCCGGCCGGCAGCAGATCGACACCCTCGACATCGGCGGCGGACTCCCGGTCAACTTCGCCTCCGACGAGGAGACGCCGACGTACGCCGAGTACGCCCGGCTGCTCGCCGACACCGTCCCCGGGCTCTTCGACGGCCGCTACCGCCTGGTGACCGAGTTCGGCCGCTCGCTGCTCGCCAAGCACGGCACGGTCCTCGCCCGGGTGGAGTACACCAAGACCTCCGGCGGCCGCCCCATCGCCGTCACCCACGCGGGCGTGCAGCTCGCCACCCGGACGGTCTACGCCCCCGAGTCCTGGCCGCTGCGCGTCCTCGCGTACGACTCCGAGGGCCGCCCCCGCACCGGCGACGTCACCGTCCAGGACGTGGCGGGCCCGGCCTGCTTCGCCGGGGACCTGCTCGCCACGGGCCGCGCGCTCCCACTGCTGCACCCGGGGGACGTGGTGGCCGTGCCGGACACCGGGGCGTACTACTTCTCCCACCACTACGCGTACAACAGCCTGCTCCGGCCGCCCGTCCACGGCTTCACGGTGGACGAGGACGGCGCGGTCGTCTTCGCGGCCGTACGGAAGCCCCAGACGCTCGCGGAGATCGTCGCGGACTCGGGCGGCGGCCTCGCCGACGCCCTGGTCCGGTAG
- a CDS encoding SRPBCC family protein: MTGTGTGTNTTSVAVERRVEASPGRIWESITDLPDMPRVLSGVERVEVLTEGGFGVGTRWRETRRMLGKEATEEMLVTECEPPDRYVTVADSHGMHYVSEITLTPAGEGATTLRMAFSARPVRGRKAGFLSRLLARFGAKAVAKALTKDLAEIARAVESRT; the protein is encoded by the coding sequence ATGACTGGAACGGGAACGGGTACGAACACCACCTCCGTCGCCGTCGAGCGCCGGGTCGAGGCCTCCCCCGGCAGGATCTGGGAGTCGATCACCGACCTGCCGGACATGCCCAGGGTCCTCTCCGGCGTCGAGCGGGTCGAGGTGCTCACCGAGGGCGGCTTCGGCGTGGGCACCCGCTGGCGCGAGACCCGGCGGATGCTGGGCAAGGAGGCCACCGAGGAGATGCTGGTGACGGAGTGCGAACCGCCCGACCGGTACGTCACGGTCGCCGACTCGCACGGCATGCACTACGTCTCCGAGATCACCCTCACGCCCGCCGGCGAGGGGGCCACCACCCTGCGGATGGCCTTCTCCGCCCGGCCCGTCCGGGGCCGCAAGGCCGGGTTCCTCTCCCGGCTGCTGGCCCGCTTCGGCGCGAAGGCGGTCGCCAAGGCGCTCACGAAGGACCTGGCCGAGATCGCGCGCGCGGTCGAGTCCAGGACCTGA
- a CDS encoding roadblock/LC7 domain-containing protein, with the protein MTAEAEVLGELRRLRARLPQLTGALAASADGLVLAHDTVDGEAESVAALTAAALGVGQRLTDSTGQGRFRELLVRGENGYVATYAAGGAAVLTLLAEPRINVGRLHLEARRSSVRIGELVDGALERRDLN; encoded by the coding sequence ATGACGGCAGAAGCCGAGGTACTCGGCGAGCTCCGAAGGCTGCGGGCCCGGCTGCCCCAGCTCACCGGGGCGCTCGCGGCCAGTGCCGACGGGCTCGTCCTGGCCCACGACACCGTGGACGGCGAGGCGGAGAGCGTGGCCGCGCTGACGGCGGCGGCGCTCGGCGTCGGCCAGCGGCTGACGGACTCCACCGGCCAGGGCCGCTTCCGGGAGCTGCTGGTACGCGGCGAGAACGGCTACGTGGCGACGTACGCGGCGGGCGGCGCGGCCGTCCTGACGCTGCTCGCCGAGCCCCGGATCAACGTGGGGCGGCTCCATCTGGAGGCCCGCAGGTCCAGCGTCCGGATAGGCGAACTCGTCGACGGCGCGCTGGAGCGCAGAGACCTGAACTGA